From the Montipora capricornis isolate CH-2021 chromosome 2, ASM3666992v2, whole genome shotgun sequence genome, one window contains:
- the LOC138038618 gene encoding probable E3 ubiquitin-protein ligase DTX3 has product MNAVNDQGCAICLHNMSNPRSLTCKHAFCSACIQQALNVCNRCPVCQEPQGVLRGNQPPGVMTNRVIGQSVPGYEGYGTIIINYSFSSGIQGREHPNPGQNYSGTNRQAYLPDTREGREVLQLLKRAFDARLVFTVGTSVTTGLQNQITWNDIHHKTSTHGGPFGFGYPDPDYLRRVKEDLAAKGIR; this is encoded by the exons ATGAATGCGGTAAATGATCAAG GGTGTGCTATTTGTCTTCATAACATGTCAAATCCACGTTCTTTGACGTGTAAGCATGCATTCTGTTCAGCGTGCATCCAACAGGCCTTGAATGTGTGCAACAGGTGTCCAGTGTGCCAAGAGCCTCAGGGTGTTCTACGTGGAAACCAACCCCCGGGAGTGATGACCAATCGAGTCATTGGACAAAGTGTTCCTGGTTATGAAG GATATGGGACCATTATCATAAATTATAGCTTTTCCTCTGGTATTCAAGGCAGAGAACATCCAAATCCTGGCCAAAATTATAGTGGCACAAATCGTCAGGCATATCTCCCAGACACACGTGAAGGGCGAGAGGTGTTGCAACTTTTGAAGAGAGCCTTTGACGCTCGATTGGTGTTTACTGTTGGCACTTCAGTCACAACTGGGCTGCAAAATCAAATCACTTGGAATGACATTCATCACAAGACTAGCACACATGGAGGGCCCTTTGG GTTTGGATATCCCGATCCAGATTACCTGCGGCGAGTTAAAGAAGACTTGGCTGCAAAAGGAATCCGCTGA